A stretch of the Helicoverpa zea isolate HzStark_Cry1AcR chromosome 15, ilHelZeax1.1, whole genome shotgun sequence genome encodes the following:
- the LOC124637071 gene encoding serine protease 28-like: MKGFAFVLLCALVAVQGRHRGELSRQAAALGEQPWVVHLRIAVETSGNLNSCVGSLIDNQWVLTAASCLSGSRFIWVRYGAVDVIRPSLVTENSNIRIHPQYSWATGAFNVGLISINRFIQSTDNISPVPLVGDVYDSAIFCGYGAREDGQPGEQLSCYPGAVEERDTGRLVFNGEGAEATKYDIGAPIVSNGVQVAIVTGVAGDYSAELWAVASIKDWLENMTGINFSPNDSESGSDEEEEAAAEIAPEAVRFVN; this comes from the exons ATGAAGGGTTTTGCTTTCGTTTTGTTGTGCGCGCTTGTCGCCGTACAG ggTCGCCACAGGGGCGAGCTTA GCCGTCAGGCAGCAGCCCTCGGTGAACAACCATGGGTGGTGCACCTTCGCATAGCCGTTGAAACCAGCGGCAACCTGAACTCCTGCGTCGGATCCCTCATTGACAACCAGTGGGTGCTCACTGCTGCCAGCTGCCTCTCTGG ATCCCGTTTCATCTGGGTGCGTTACGGAGCCGTCGACGTGATCAGGCCTTCCCTGGTCACCGAGAACTCCAACATCCGCATCCACCCTCAGTACAGCTGGGCTACTGGTGCCTTCAACGTTGGTCTCATCAGCATCAACAGATTCATCCAATCTACCg acaacaTCTCCCCTGTGCCTCTCGTCGGTGACGTGTATGACTCTGCTATTTTCTGCGGCTACGGCGCCAGGGAAGACGGAC AGCCCGGTGAACAGCTGAGCTGCTATCCCGGAGCTGTCGAGGAGCGCGACACTGGCCGCCTGGTCTTCAACGGCGAAGGTGCTGAGGCTACCAAA tACGACATCGGAGCACCCATCGTGAGCAACGGTGTCCAGGTCGCCATCGTGACCGGAGTGGCCGGAGACTACAGCGCTG AACTGTGGGCTGTTGCCTCCATCAAGGACTGGCTTGAAAACATGACTGGAATCAACTTCAGCCCTAATGATTCAGAATCCGGTTCTGACGAAGAAGAAGAGGCTGCTGCCGAAATCGCCCCTGAAGCCGTCCGTTTCGTCAACTAA